The following coding sequences lie in one Brettanomyces bruxellensis chromosome 6, complete sequence genomic window:
- a CDS encoding uncharacterized protein (BUSCO:EOG09263UWJ), giving the protein MTSSISLLRTAIISKKAIKLIPEGATISDAKELAIEGQPPLSLDEQTGFVNQEDNVNEALRAVYQCWIHHEASTTDYLADCEKNSIAVINFLERTELNSYLSGSSDTCKYLATSDGNKKLEAAETTTSTENRTNGKKSTSKRGETSESSLGEMHKRQKIIDSDPFLKSVLENEREIVDHNSALRGSKPVKFANLAKECEYKIVRPLKRETGSSRDSGSKAHRHHHQEHVDPHSLSVVLKHKDPIIILSPSASALINLGNVKDFLENGKFVDTSIEATQGSAGSQNVVEIVRNSKKFNRKIKFLVVSDVDRFFTKPEHWDRVVAVFTTGQEWQFKNYRYSRPNILFQKVKGFYVHYNEDLIPPSIKGWNLEVIPIERSRRFRDKQTSEHLWEILEKFMATKGYK; this is encoded by the coding sequence ATGACCTCCTCCATATCACTTCTTCGAACGGCTATCATTAGCAAGAAAGCCATCAAGCTCATTCCTGAAGGGGCAACAATTTCAGATGCAAAGGAGCTTGCGATCGAAGGGCAGCCACCGTTATCATTGGACGAGCAAACGGGTTTTGTGAATCAAGaagataatgttaatgaaGCTTTAAGAGCCGTCTACCAGTGCTGGATACATCATGAAGCAAGTACCACCGATTATTTGGCGGATTGCGAGAAGAACTCTATCGCAGTCATCAACTTTTTGGAGAGAACAGAGCTCAATTCGTATTTGAGTGGGTCTTCTGACACATGCAAGTATCTAGCTACATCCGATGGGAATAAGAAGTTAGAGGCTGCAGAAACAACAACTTCGACGGAAAATCGtacaaatggaaaaaaatctACATCTAAGCGTGGTGAGACATCCGAGTCCAGTCTGGGAGAAATGCACAAACGTCAAAAGATCATAGACTCTGatccatttttgaaaagtgTGCTTGAAAATGAGCGTGAAATTGTGGATCACAACAGTGCGCTCAGAGGTTCGAAGCCCGTGAAGTTTGCAAACCTTGCCAAAGAGTGCGAGTATAAGATTGTGAGGCCTTTGAAGAGAGAAACGGGAAGTTCAAGAGATTCCGGCTCAAAAGCGCATCGTCATCACCATCAGGAACATGTGGATCCACACTCTTTGTCGGTTGTACTCAAGCACAAGGACCCTATCATTATTCTCTCTCCTTCAGCCTCTGCACTTATCAACCTAGGGAATGTGAAGgactttttggaaaacgGGAAATTTGTCGATACATCAATTGAAGCCACGCAAGGCTCGGCCGGAAGTCAAAATGTAGTTGAAATTGTTCGTAACTCGAAGAAATTCAACAGGAAGATCAAGTTTCTTGTTGTGAGTGACGTGGATCGTTTTTTCACTAAACCCGAGCACTGGGACCGTGTGGTTGCAGTTTTTACCACCGGGCAGGAATGGCAATTCAAGAATTATCGGTACTCTCGGCCGAACATTCTCTTTCAGAAGGTGAAGGGCTTCTATGTGCATTACAATGAGGATCTGATCCCACCATCGATCAAGGGATGGAACTTAGAGGTTATTCCTATTGAGAGAAGTCGTAGATTCAGGGACAAGCAGACAAGTGAGCATCTTTGGGAGATTCTTGAGAAGTTCATGGCCACCAAAGGTTACAAATAG
- a CDS encoding uncharacterized protein (SECRETED:SignalP(1-28)) gives MLSYGDISLRSVNFIFLIIVLGLSGSLAATTITQSNSQVNFCVFAAAFALLTSTFYGLAAYFISFLASPLFLVIFDFLNFVFTFAGATALAVAIRVHSCSNTKYLKSNNVAQGSSDRCRKAQATCAFLYFSFFIFLFSLAVQVISLLKNGLFGTSYSQSRQEQVFLHCPRFK, from the coding sequence atgctttCGTACGGAGATATCTCTTTGAGGTCGGTgaacttcatctttctcattATTGTTCTTGGTTTAAGTGGATCTTTGGCTGCCACTACCATCACACAGTCGAACTCACAAGTCAACTTTTGTGTTTTCGCAGCTGCATTTGCTTTGCTTACATCCACGTTTTACGGGTTGGCTGCATACTTCATTTCATTCTTGGCATCTCCTTTATTCCTGGTCATTTTTGACTTCTTGAACTTTGTGTTCACTTTTGCTGGTGCCACTGCCTTGGCTGTTGCAATCAGAGTGCACTCTTGCTCCAACACAAAGTACCTAAAGTCCAACAATGTCGCACAAGGATCTTCTGACAGATGCAGAAAGGCTCAAGCAACATGTGCCTTCCTCtacttttcatttttcatcttcctaTTCTCGCTCGCAGTGCAAGTGATCAGTTTATTGAAGAATGGACTTTTCGGAACATCTTATTCTCAAAGTCGGCAAGAACAGGTGTTCCTACACTGTCCCAGGTTTAAGTGA
- a CDS encoding uncharacterized protein (BUSCO:EOG09262SMG): MVDYSKWDRLELSDDSDIECHPNVDKASFIRWKQRDIHEKRAQRKAEIKGLKIQKEMYTKLTERVNKLLKHFSIIDITDAQKRNEYINNQFDPQEKCTIEQDDNSPTYNEMIEDLFTQIEADIKKEGKDVQDGSTILQKVKEHQGKINKVLEQIDPKLEELEEEKHEHITSEDYHVGFDSSFINKNEKQERQKENDPDAIDNTNDGKHDPAASEGASASESKQYKEKVETINDVRDDSGQKPSKPLNQLDDVECLPETLVFSKIPQRDIEDAGMFVKEHLYIACEQQKDSLMMKAFDSELSGDKERTKQIVHQGLLLQYLDDLFRGAVANHSALRKKQLVDMFVEKMSDANSPAYAVFMQDYDKMYKHIISRCKILKEEQEKEDPNEGVEQIQLRSVDPGSELTVQLPKEGTEEYKYFQTLPENMQEALKTEDLDEINKVFASMSVEDAEQILDTFDRCGVIQVQALLDNEEQFDELKKQCEKTDKTSSKDVKDGIESLSINEQQHQPETKQPDTDADIMNTADIVD, encoded by the coding sequence ATGGTTGACTATTCAAAATGGGACAGGTTAGAATTATCTGATGATTCCGACATTGAGTGCCATCCAAACGTGGATAAGGCATCCTTTATAAGATGGAAGCAAAGAGATATACACGAGAAAAGGGCACAAAGAAAGGCTGAAATTAAAGGGCTGAAGATCCAAAAGGAAATGTACACAAAATTGACAGAAAGGGTGAATAAATTGTTGAAGCATTTTTCCATTATTGATATCACAGATGCACAAAAGAGGAACGAATACATCAACAATCAGTTCGATCCACAGGAAAAGTGCACAATTGAACAAGATGACAATTCCCCTACGTACAACGAGATGATCGAGGATCTATTTACACAGATTGAGGCTGATATCAAGAAAGAAGGCAAAGATGTTCAGGATGGTAGCACCATTTTGCAAAAAGTTAAAGAGCACCAgggaaaaatcaacaagGTTCTGGAGCAGATTGATCCCAAGCTAGAGGAGCTGGAGGAAGAGAAGCACGAGCATATTACGAGTGAGGACTACCACGTTGGATTTGATTCATCCTTTATCAACAAGAACGAGAAACAGGAAAGGCAGAAGGAAAACGATCCAGATGCTATCGATAATACAAACGATGGAAAACATGATCCTGCGGCATCAGAGGGTGCATCTGCCAGTGAGAGCAAGCagtataaagaaaaagtggaaaCGATAAACGATGTAAGGGATGATTCTGGTCAGAAACCATCCAAGCCTTTGAATCAACTCGATGATGTAGAATGTCTTCCAGAAACACTTGTTTTTTCTAAGATACCACAGCGCGATATTGAGGATGCAGGTATGTTTGTGAAAGAGCATCTTTACATTGCTTGTGAGCAACAGAAGGAttctttgatgatgaaagcCTTTGACTCCGAGTTGTCTGGAGACAAAGAGAGAACAAAACAGATAGTTCACCAAGGTCTGCTTCTCCAGTATTTGGATGACTTGTTCAGAGGTGCAGTTGCGAACCATAGTGCACTGAGGAAAAAGCAGCTGGTCGACATGTTTGTGGAGAAGATGTCTGATGCCAACTCACCTGCGTATGCCGTTTTTATGCAGGATTATGACAAGATGTACAAGCACATCATTAGTCGATGCAAGATCCTGAAGGAGGagcaggaaaaagaagatccaAATGAAGGAGTGGAACAGATTCAGCTACGGTCTGTTGATCCTGGCTCCGAACTAACGGTTCAGCTTCCAAAAGAGGGAACAGAGGAGTATAAATACTTCCAGACACTTCCTGAAAACATGCAGGAAGCTTTGAAGACGGAAGACCTGGATGAAATTAACAAGGTGTTTGCATCTATGAGTGTGGAAGACGCCGAGCAGATATTGGATACATTTGACAGATGCGGTGTAATTCAAGTACAGGCACTACTTGATAACGAGGAGCAATTTGATGAACTCAAGAAGCAGTGCGAGAAAACAGATAAGACTTCCAGTAAAGATGTCAAAGATGGAATAGAGAGTCTTAGCATTAATGAGCAACAGCATCAGCCAGAGACAAAGCAACCAGATACAGATGCAGATATTATGAACACTGCGGATATCGTGGATTGA
- a CDS encoding uncharacterized protein (BUSCO:EOG09262K8L) — MLTNPTLERAVPDMPGELVPEQVSNYLKTKVSQILHTRYNQFPGSQPVSMAREHLYKNLMDTDYLACEKSDGLRVLMFVLINQDTGEEGTFLINREDEYYVVPGFHFPRTAHNFDSSHNGTILDGELIYSTNPNTGIREIRYLIFDCLAMDMVSVMHKNLYKRLYHAQHEFHRPYMELRRAFPEACSHFPFKIDFKNMTQPFKIDKIFKEMKNLTYVSDGLVLTCCDTPYHSGTDSTLLKWKPAEDNTIDFKVKLEFPKYIDKDLPDHDPNREYLDYDAKPEFKLFVWKGGRDPHEDETPDENISRNGGEYRSSFQLYEDWHVSLDVSDDQWEEMKSNGESFNGRIGECYRTKEGKWRLLRWRDDKLNGNHINVVLKILKSIEDGVTEQELIAAEPDIKKHWIERENIKKQRQKQFQQQQQMQHHQHSSSQFGATPKSSSSSPFTQQRPPPYHNHAPGSRSGSTSERKRSESHEFEVPKCTSDHNEDDKIDANIKVADQSNTGDDDDNQYQESDGFEEAPKYSKAELEK, encoded by the coding sequence ATGCTTACGAATCCAACTCTAGAAAGGGCTGTCCCAGATATGCCTGGGGAGCTTGTTCCCGAGCAAGTGTCCAATTACTTAAAGACCAAAGTTTCACAGATACTCCATACTAGATACAACCAATTTCCAGGATCCCAGCCAGTGAGTATGGCCAGGGAACACTTATACAAAAATCTCATGGACACAGACTACTTGGCATGTGAGAAATCAGATGGCTTGCGTGTCCTCATGTTTGTACTCATCAACCAGGATACAGGTGAGGAAGGAACGTTTCTAATCAATAGAGAAGATGAATATTACGTTGTTCCGGGCTTTCACTTCCCACGCACAGCACACAACTTTGACTCCTCACACAATGGAACCATTCTCGATGGTGAGTTGATCTACAGTACAAACCCAAACACGGGGATTCGAGAAATTAGATATTTGATTTTCGACTGCTTGGCCATGGACATGGTGAGTGTTATGCACAAGAATTTATACAAACGGCTTTACCATGCCCAGCACGAGTTTCATCGTCCATACATGGAACTCCGGCGTGCATTCCCCGAGGCTTGCTCCCACTTCCCCTTTAAAATAGACTTCAAGAACATGACCCAGCCGTTCAAGATAGACAAGATTTtcaaagagatgaaaaatctGACATACGTCTCGGATGGCCTTGTTTTGACATGCTGCGACACGCCGTATCATTCAGGAACAGATTCTACGCTACTTAAATGGAAGCCGGCTGAGGATAACACTATTGACTTCAAGGTGAAACTTGAATTTCCCAAATACATCGACAAGGACTTACCGGACCACGACCCAAATAGAGAGTACCTGGACTACGATGCAAAGCCTGAGTTCAAGTTGTTTGTGTGGAAGGGGGGCCGTGATCCacatgaagatgaaacaCCAGATGAGAATATCAGTCGAAACGGAGGTGAGTATAGAAGCAGCTTCCAGTTATACGAGGATTGGCATGTTTCGTTGGACGTGAGTGATGATCAGTGGGAGGAGATGAAGAGCAATGGAGAATCTTTCAACGGGAGAATAGGTGAATGCTACCGTACGAAGGAAGGTAAGTGGAGACTGCTTCGTTGGAGAGATGACAAGCTTAATGGAAACCATATTAATGTGGTGCTAAAGATTTTGAAGTCGATTGAGGATGGTGTCACAGAACAGGAGCTTATAGCAGCCGAACCAGATATTAAGAAACACTGGATCGAGAGAGAGAACATTAAAAAGCAGCGTCAAAAGCAGtttcagcagcagcagcaaatgcagcatcatcaacattcATCTTCGCAGTTTGGAGCCACACCaaaatcttcatcttcctcccCATTCACACAACAGAGGCCTCCACCATATCATAATCACGCACCCGGCTCACGTTCTGGCTCCACAAGCGAACGGAAGAGATCCGAATCTCATGAATTCGAGGTCCCTAAATGCACATCTGATCataatgaggatgataagATCGACGCGAATATCAAGGTTGCTGATCAGTCGAATACGGGGGATGATGACGATAACCAGTATCAGGAATCTGACGGCTTTGAAGAGGCACCCAAGTACTCCAAAGCAGAACTCGAGAAGTGA
- a CDS encoding uncharacterized protein (BUSCO:EOG092625U6) yields the protein MLRRGAINILNARRIAIQLRSFGTSRSCLAIATSRKSFNKTSQYDKSRQRKGSGSDKNFAGLIRSSNFKATAKDDAVMELLPTFNIVNLRLGDVVKYNSEVLRKMYISGSFKPWQYDEIYSQPVTLIRKKETSELLNFHAKCFKGTHSKTNRLLITGPSGIGKSTMLAQFHAMVFDDKKGAVLVSIPNAEVIVDGSSDFKYNAKTGLYDQQMLSKNLLHKFVNANSDVIGEIKLAEDFVPIYGNKKQQEELKLTKGKNTLLDLANLAFKKQTNATYIFLCVLAELSKQEEHPVFLSIDNFSAFVQHSLTKYRNTENKPIYFQKLQLAKTIVDYISGEASFANGGVIAATHGSDKHSINETLKVGLGLKQPDLYKKLKDFDRSLAEKMLENEGVKELRVGKFDIDECQSLLSHMMKCDVIHNEYQKEEEIERLGEEQYLQKLAERKYIVSGNGNPLLLIKSCILYYT from the coding sequence ATGTTGAGAAGAGGTGCTATAAACATTTTAAATGCCAGAAGAATTGCCATTCAGCTAAGGAGCTTTGGCACTTCTCGTTCTTGCTTGGCTATAGCTACATCAAGGAAATCTTTCAATAAAACCTCACAATACGATAAATCAAGACAGAGGAAGGGGTCTGGCAGTGACAAAAACTTTGCAGGATTGATAAGATCGTCAAATTTCAAGGCAACAGCTAAGGATGATGCTGTTATGGAATTGCTGCCCACATTCAACATTGTGAACCTTCGTTTAGGTGACGTTGTCAAGTACAACTCTGAAGTATTGCGCAAGATGTACATATCTGGAAGTTTTAAGCCATGGCaatatgatgaaatatataGTCAACCAGTCACTCTCATcaggaaaaaggaaaccTCTGAGTTGCTTAACTTTCATGCCAAATGCTTTAAAGGAACACACTCAAAAACGAACAGGTTACTGATTACAGGACCAAGCGGTATTGGAAAATCAACAATGCTTGCCCAGTTCCATGCAATGGTATTTGATGACAAGAAAGGTGCAGTGCTCGTTTCTATACCAAATGCAGAGGTTATAGTGGACGGTAGTTCCGACTTCAAATACAATGCAAAGACTGGTCTTTATGACCAACAGATGCTTTCCAAGAACCTTTTGCACAAATTTGTGAATGCCAACAGTGACGTGATTGGTGAAATTAAGTTGGCGGAGGACTTTGTGCCTATATACGGTAACAAAAAGCAACAGGAAGAGCTTAAATTGACCAAAGGGAAGAATACCTTGCTTGATTTGGCAAACTTGGCATTCAAGAAGCAAACTAATGCCACGTATATATTCTTATGCGTTCTGGCTGAACTTTCTAAGCAAGAAGAGCATcctgtttttctttccatcgACAATTTTTCTGCGTTTGTCCAACATTCTCTTACCAAGTACAGAAACACAGAAAACAAGCCTATTTATTTCCAGAAATTGCAGCTTGCCAAGACGATAGTTGATTATATTTCAGGAGAAGCCTCTTTTGCTAATGGTGGTGTTATTGCAGCCACTCATGGCTCTGACAAGCATTCTATAAACGAAACATTAAAAGTTGGCTTAGGTTTGAAGCAGCCAGACTTAtacaagaaattgaaagatTTCGATCGCAGCTTGGCGGAGAAGATGCTAGAAAATGAAGGTGTCAAGGAGTTGAGAGTCGGAAAgtttgatattgatgaatgCCAATCGTTACTCTCGCATATGATGAAATGTGATGTTATTCACAACGAATACcaaaaggaggaagaaattgaGAGACTTGGCGAGGAACAATACTTACAGAAGCTGGCTGAGAGGAAATACATTGTTTCCGGAAACGGAAACCCGTTATTGCTGATAAAATCGTGCATTCTCTATTACACTTAG
- a CDS encoding uncharacterized protein (BUSCO:EOG092642CB), producing MSLSFFGSTVFRRMESTMKIAGFSNRQIISPGAIPFINSGEPLIQKSPEARRMRKRLLERPGLIAVKRGMTCYFDNKGRRIPATVLEVDQCEVIQNKTVKKNGYYAVQMGAGFRKPENETKSMLGHYREAKVSPKAFVAEFEVKSKDGLIPPGTEIKADRFKVGQLVDVISHCKGKGFAGGMKRWGFHGGRATHGVSLSHRTIGSTGQNTDPARVFPGKKMPGHMGDISHTIFNLEVLDVNAEKGYFLVKGCVSGSNGSYIKVRDALKSYGSHIISDKSSSRTSKEEEN from the coding sequence ATGAGCCTAAGCTTTTTTGGCAGTACCGTGTTCAGGCGGATGGAATCAACAATGAAAATTGCTGGATTCAGTAACAGACAAATTATTTCACCGGGAGCGATTCCATTTATCAATTCTGGAGAGCCTCTTATACAAAAATCACCAGAGGCACGTAGAATGAGAAAGAGACTTTTAGAGAGACCGGGACTTATTGCAGTGAAGCGGGGAATGACGTGTTATTTCGACAATAAGGGAAGGCGGATTCCTGCAACAGTGCTCGAAGTTGATCAATGCGAAGTCATACAGAATAAGACCGTGAAAAAGAACGGATATTACGCAGTTCAAATGGGTGCAGGCTTTAGGAAACCGGAGAATGAGACAAAATCCATGTTGGGTCATTACAGGGAAGCAAAAGTGTCACCAAAGGCATTTGTGGCGGAATTTGAAGTGAAGAGTAAAGATGGTCTTATTCCACCTGGAACAGAGATAAAGGCAGACAGATTCAAGGTGGGACAACTTGTTGATGTGATCTCGCACTGCAAAGGTAAGGGGTTTGCAGGTGGTATGAAGAGATGGGGGTTCCATGGTGGTAGAGCAACACATGGTGTGTCACTTTCTCATCGTACGATTGGTTCAACTGGTCAAAACACAGATCCAGCTAGAGTTTTCCCGGGAAAGAAGATGCCAGGACATATGGGAGATATTAGTCACACTATATTTAACTTGGAGGTGTTGGATGTGAATGCAGAGAAGGGGTATTTCTTAGTGAAAGGATGTGTTAGTGGATCCAACGGTTCATATATTAAAGTGAGGGATGCTCTCAAGTCCTACGGGTCGCACATTATTTCAGATAAGAGTTCTTCTAGGACTtcgaaagaagaagaaaactaA